In Acidimicrobiia bacterium, the following proteins share a genomic window:
- a CDS encoding peroxiredoxin-like family protein: MTCRERAGQVRDRYEEILAAGAGVTAIGTGGRRYAQAFIEDERVPFPVLLDEEGTAAEIAGTKKLGVGSIVSPSAWAAAAKSLKGGHRQSRSGRRPFQLGATLVIGPGNEIRYADFEDFAGDHADIDEVLSVLTGE, from the coding sequence CTGACCTGCCGCGAGCGGGCCGGTCAGGTCCGCGACAGATACGAAGAGATCCTCGCCGCCGGTGCGGGCGTGACCGCCATCGGCACCGGTGGTCGGCGCTACGCCCAGGCCTTCATCGAAGATGAACGGGTTCCGTTCCCGGTTCTGCTCGACGAAGAAGGAACGGCCGCTGAGATCGCCGGGACGAAGAAGCTAGGAGTTGGATCGATCGTCTCCCCTTCAGCCTGGGCCGCCGCAGCCAAGAGCCTGAAGGGCGGCCACCGCCAGAGCCGCTCGGGAAGGCGCCCGTTCCAACTCGGCGCGACACTGGTCATCGGCCCCGGCAATGAGATCCGCTACGCCGACTTTGAGGACTTCGCCGGCGACCACGCCGACATCGACGAAGTACTGTCGGTGCTGACCGGGGAGTAG
- a CDS encoding GerMN domain-containing protein, with translation MKKNSIAVLVGTALMLAACGTALVESPEATVVPTTAQPETTTPTTIPDTTVPEVVETTLPPTTSTTSPPAPTTTAAPDADPALVEVLVYLVGGPDADPNNYDCSLVSPVVRLVEPPATLAGAMEALLAGATPDELALGYDSWFSDEVGWTLESAIISDGVARIDFSEDSPFINNASTSCGSFSFLGQLDMTATQFPTVDRAVYWRFGIERGVGVPG, from the coding sequence ATGAAGAAGAACAGCATCGCTGTCCTGGTTGGCACAGCCCTGATGCTGGCCGCCTGCGGTACGGCGCTCGTCGAATCCCCGGAGGCCACCGTGGTGCCAACGACGGCCCAGCCCGAGACCACCACACCGACCACGATCCCCGACACGACGGTCCCCGAGGTCGTGGAGACGACACTGCCCCCGACCACCTCGACCACTTCGCCGCCGGCTCCCACGACCACAGCCGCTCCAGATGCCGATCCCGCCCTGGTGGAGGTGCTGGTGTATCTGGTCGGCGGGCCCGATGCCGATCCGAACAACTACGACTGCTCGCTCGTCTCACCCGTGGTGCGCCTCGTAGAGCCGCCGGCGACGCTGGCCGGAGCCATGGAGGCTCTCCTGGCCGGAGCGACGCCCGATGAACTGGCCCTCGGCTACGACAGCTGGTTCTCAGACGAAGTTGGCTGGACGCTCGAATCGGCGATCATCTCCGATGGGGTTGCCCGCATCGACTTCAGCGAAGATTCGCCGTTCATCAACAATGCGTCGACGTCGTGCGGAAGCTTCAGCTTCCTGGGTCAGCTCGACATGACGGCCACCCAGTTCCCGACGGTCGACCGGGCCGTTTACTGGCGCTTCGGAATTGAGCGGGGTGTAGGGGTTCCCGGTTGA
- a CDS encoding antitoxin, translated as MPLSRRVQLLLDPTRYERLERAAARSGSSVASVIRNAIDRLLPEDAIDPVSAGKLLLDAPAMPVEDWDEMKKSFLDEMTP; from the coding sequence ATGCCGCTCTCACGCCGGGTCCAACTCTTGCTCGATCCGACTCGCTATGAACGGCTTGAACGAGCAGCAGCCCGGTCCGGGTCGTCCGTGGCGTCCGTGATCCGCAACGCCATCGATCGACTGCTCCCCGAGGACGCCATCGACCCGGTGTCGGCGGGCAAGCTGTTGCTCGATGCGCCGGCGATGCCGGTCGAGGACTGGGACGAGATGAAGAAGTCGTTCCTGGACGAGATGACACCGTGA
- a CDS encoding type II toxin-antitoxin system VapC family toxin produces the protein MRLLVDTAVFIYAVGREHPHREPCRELVRLLAHEAITADISAEAVQEYVHVRTRKGIDRSQAVDEARSIVALCRVHDVTMTELQVGLQLFRTHSDLHMRDAIHAATALACQASVLVSPDRAFDDVPGIERLEPAEALARLTA, from the coding sequence GTGAGGCTCCTAGTCGACACGGCCGTTTTCATCTACGCGGTCGGACGGGAGCATCCCCATCGTGAGCCCTGCCGCGAGCTCGTTCGCCTCCTCGCGCACGAGGCCATCACTGCCGACATCAGCGCAGAGGCGGTCCAGGAGTATGTGCACGTTCGTACACGCAAAGGCATCGACCGATCGCAGGCGGTGGATGAAGCCCGTTCCATCGTCGCACTCTGCCGGGTGCACGATGTGACGATGACTGAACTCCAGGTCGGGCTTCAGTTGTTCCGCACCCACTCGGACCTCCACATGCGGGATGCCATTCATGCCGCCACCGCTCTGGCTTGTCAGGCGTCGGTGTTGGTGAGCCCGGACCGCGCCTTCGATGATGTCCCCGGCATCGAGCGACTCGAGCCGGCCGAAGCACTCGCCCGCCTCACCGCCTGA
- a CDS encoding amidase, with product MRTDEYIRHDAVGLAALVRAGEVQPKELITAAITRIESLNPQLNAVITKIYDRALEATEAGLPDGPLRGVPFLLKDLLAHYAGVPTTAASRYLRNFTPDHDSELVTRFRAAGLVVLGKTNLPEFGLLGITEPELWGPTRNPWALDHTPGGSSGGAAAAVAARFVPAAHAADGGGSIRIPSSACGLFGLKPSRGRVPLGPDLGDSWMGLVQEHAVTRSVRDSAVLLDAVDGVDPGAPYAAPPKERPFADEVGRDPDRLRVAYTDVALFGTDTHPDCRAAVRDAADLFEELGHDVTQSTIEYDKEGLTLAYLRVVAASLAGDLAYYRALTGRKPTPDLFETETWLLATIGRKTPASVLAADLALIGRETRRVARFFEQFDLLLTPTLAKPPVLIGELAPKPVERNAMKALQKLPARKLLNVVLDQLAAEALAATPNTMLFNQTGQPAMSVPLFWNEAGLPIGVQAVARFGEEDLLFRVAGQLERARPWADRIPELTP from the coding sequence ATGAGAACCGATGAGTACATCCGTCACGACGCTGTCGGGCTGGCGGCGCTGGTCCGCGCCGGTGAGGTCCAGCCCAAAGAGCTGATCACGGCCGCCATCACCCGGATCGAGAGCCTCAATCCGCAGCTCAATGCGGTGATCACCAAGATCTACGATCGGGCGTTGGAGGCGACCGAGGCCGGTCTCCCGGACGGCCCGTTGCGCGGGGTTCCGTTCTTGCTCAAGGATCTTCTCGCTCACTACGCAGGAGTGCCGACCACCGCCGCCAGCCGCTATCTGCGCAACTTCACGCCCGACCACGACTCCGAACTCGTGACACGTTTTCGCGCCGCCGGGCTGGTCGTCCTGGGCAAGACCAACCTCCCCGAGTTCGGGCTGCTGGGTATCACCGAACCGGAGTTGTGGGGCCCGACCCGTAATCCATGGGCCCTCGATCACACCCCCGGTGGTTCGAGCGGCGGAGCCGCCGCCGCGGTCGCTGCCCGTTTCGTACCGGCCGCCCACGCAGCCGACGGCGGCGGCTCGATCCGCATCCCCTCTTCGGCCTGCGGGCTGTTCGGCCTCAAGCCCAGCCGCGGCCGGGTCCCGCTCGGCCCGGACCTGGGCGATTCGTGGATGGGCCTGGTCCAGGAGCATGCCGTCACCCGTTCGGTGCGCGACTCGGCGGTGCTGCTCGATGCCGTCGACGGCGTCGACCCGGGCGCCCCGTATGCCGCCCCACCGAAAGAGCGGCCATTCGCAGATGAAGTCGGCCGGGATCCCGACCGGCTGCGGGTGGCCTACACCGACGTCGCCCTCTTCGGCACGGACACTCATCCGGACTGCCGGGCGGCGGTTCGCGACGCGGCGGACTTGTTCGAAGAACTCGGTCACGACGTGACCCAGTCCACCATCGAGTACGACAAGGAAGGGCTGACCCTCGCCTATCTCCGGGTGGTGGCCGCCTCGCTGGCCGGAGACCTCGCCTATTACAGGGCGTTGACCGGCAGAAAGCCCACCCCCGACCTGTTCGAAACCGAAACCTGGCTCCTGGCCACCATCGGCCGAAAGACACCGGCGTCGGTGCTGGCCGCCGATCTGGCCCTCATCGGACGCGAGACGCGCCGTGTCGCCCGGTTCTTCGAGCAATTCGACCTGTTGCTCACGCCGACCCTGGCCAAACCCCCGGTCCTGATCGGAGAGCTGGCGCCGAAGCCCGTGGAACGCAACGCGATGAAGGCGCTCCAGAAGCTCCCGGCCAGGAAGCTCCTCAATGTGGTGCTCGATCAACTCGCCGCCGAGGCGCTAGCTGCCACGCCGAACACGATGCTCTTCAACCAGACGGGGCAACCTGCCATGTCCGTTCCGCTCTTCTGGAACGAGGCCGGCCTCCCCATCGGCGTGCAAGCCGTCGCCCGGTTCGGCGAAGAGGACCTTCTGTTCCGGGTGGCCGGCCAGCTCGAGCGAGCCCGCCCGTGGGCCGACCGCATCCCGGAACTCACACCGTAG
- a CDS encoding META domain-containing protein → MKTVFVTLITLALALTACGDGGEDLDVSSWPRPDGDWELAEGAATVDGYPITLSIDGTGVSGRAACNSYGGVAVVNGSAVSLGELSQTAMGCEPAVMEAEAAFLSALQAVQNFRFDGERLVLTGTSTDLVFRPVQPVPTSELIGTPWVLETLIEGETASSVAGEPATLLLAADGTLTASTGCRALTGSWLANGAVIVVPELSAEGDCPDDLWKQDSLVVTVVGDEFRAEVEGDQLTLTSMGGDGLVYRSDG, encoded by the coding sequence ATGAAGACCGTTTTTGTGACACTCATCACATTGGCGCTTGCGCTGACGGCTTGCGGGGACGGCGGCGAGGATCTCGACGTTTCGTCGTGGCCCCGTCCCGATGGCGACTGGGAGCTGGCTGAGGGCGCAGCGACAGTCGACGGCTATCCGATCACGTTGTCGATCGACGGCACCGGGGTGTCGGGGCGGGCAGCATGTAATTCATACGGCGGCGTCGCCGTGGTCAACGGTTCGGCGGTCTCACTTGGCGAGCTGAGCCAGACCGCGATGGGCTGTGAGCCGGCGGTTATGGAGGCCGAAGCCGCATTCCTATCGGCATTGCAGGCGGTGCAGAACTTCCGCTTCGACGGTGAGCGGCTGGTTCTGACCGGTACCTCCACCGATCTGGTGTTCAGGCCGGTTCAGCCGGTTCCGACCTCAGAATTGATCGGCACCCCCTGGGTGCTCGAGACACTGATCGAAGGCGAGACAGCCTCCAGCGTCGCGGGCGAACCGGCCACCCTGCTGCTGGCAGCCGACGGCACCCTGACCGCCTCCACGGGCTGCCGCGCGCTCACCGGAAGCTGGCTCGCCAACGGTGCCGTCATCGTCGTCCCCGAACTGTCGGCAGAAGGCGATTGCCCGGACGACCTCTGGAAACAGGACTCGCTCGTCGTCACCGTGGTCGGAGACGAATTCCGCGCCGAGGTAGAAGGCGACCAACTGACACTCACCTCGATGGGCGGCGACGGATTGGTATACCGGTCCGACGGGTAG